The genomic interval TGGGCCCGTTCGTCCACCGGCGATCCGGTCCCCCGGAGAGCGCGCCGCCTAGTCGCGCTCGGACCGCTCGCGCAGGTGCTCGAGCGCGAGTGGCGGGATTTGCAGCCCGAGCGGCACCTTCAAGTTATGGCGCGCGACGAGCGCGTTGAGCTCTCGAAGCGCGCCGTGCAGCTCCGACTCCACACGCGCGTCGAAGTCGCTCGTGGCGCGAGCCGTGTCGAGGATCCGCTCGGCCGGAAGGTCGCGGAGGAGCGCCGCGCGATCCGACAGCCAGTCGCGATGCGCGCGGAGGCGGCGGGTGATGCGATCGCGCCGGCCCGCGATCTCGCGGCGCAGCTCGACGAACTCCGGCGTGAGA from Candidatus Limnocylindria bacterium carries:
- a CDS encoding DnaJ family domain-containing protein, whose amino-acid sequence is MDDGPAARLRRIERRIDEQIRELADMGELSKLPGEGAPLPDDDPDAGERWAARHLAKNANLTPEFVELRREIAGRRDRITRRLRAHRDWLSDRAALLRDLPAERILDTARATSDFDARVESELHGALRELNALVARHNLKVPLGLQIPPLALEHLRERSERD